A genomic region of Gemmata massiliana contains the following coding sequences:
- the rpsU gene encoding 30S ribosomal protein S21: protein MGLRMRVHDREPIGAALRRFKKLVERSGLKRELRAHEYYEKPCEARSRKEAKRRSAIKKAALGKPPTKERSY from the coding sequence ATGGGATTGCGCATGCGGGTTCACGACCGGGAGCCGATTGGGGCAGCCCTTCGGCGGTTTAAGAAGTTGGTCGAGCGGAGCGGGCTAAAGCGCGAACTGCGCGCTCACGAGTATTACGAGAAACCGTGCGAAGCCCGGAGCCGTAAAGAGGCCAAGCGGCGCAGCGCGATCAAGAAGGCCGCCCTCGGGAAGCCACCGACCAAAGAACGGTCGTACTAA
- a CDS encoding glycosyltransferase family 4 protein, whose translation MRILTVTNLYPNPFQPQRATFNREQIRALACEHQVIVISPIAWTDELTARRTGSPPLPHGRRMYWDDVAVEYPRSWFIPRVFRGSYGKLFQWSLANTFYRVAREFRPDIVFATWAYPDGWAAIRLAHKTDLPIVLKVHGSDVLELDKHPSRRKGTIEALQQADRVVAVSRDLATKVLELGATPERIHLIYNGVDQRIFFPGDRIEARQRLGLDQKRPAILYVGNLVQIKGPDILVDACGRLAKQGIEFDLHIVGKGPMRQNLERQAAICGIAGRTRFYGTIPHNHLPDWFRAATMLVLPSRSEGVPNVLLEASACGTQFVASCVGGVPEIAHLGASRLFKPGDPNQLANAIAETLDNPPDQPISLTRRTQAVVAQELGSVFQSAIRKDPLIASGTIFWPK comes from the coding sequence ATGAGAATTCTAACAGTCACGAACCTCTACCCAAACCCCTTCCAACCACAGCGAGCCACATTCAACCGTGAGCAAATCCGCGCGCTGGCATGCGAACATCAAGTCATCGTCATCTCGCCGATTGCTTGGACTGACGAACTTACAGCCCGACGCACGGGAAGCCCACCTCTACCTCATGGTCGGCGCATGTATTGGGATGATGTAGCCGTCGAGTATCCGCGATCGTGGTTTATTCCCCGCGTGTTCCGAGGCTCTTACGGCAAATTATTCCAGTGGTCTCTTGCAAATACATTCTACCGCGTTGCGCGCGAATTCCGACCAGATATAGTGTTCGCAACGTGGGCCTATCCGGACGGCTGGGCTGCGATTCGTCTGGCACACAAAACCGATTTACCCATAGTTTTGAAGGTTCATGGATCGGACGTGCTCGAACTCGACAAGCACCCTTCCCGCCGAAAAGGGACCATCGAAGCACTCCAGCAAGCAGACCGCGTCGTGGCCGTAAGTCGTGATCTCGCCACCAAGGTACTCGAACTCGGTGCTACCCCCGAGCGCATACACCTCATTTACAACGGAGTCGATCAACGTATCTTCTTTCCCGGTGATCGAATTGAAGCACGTCAAAGGCTGGGATTGGACCAAAAACGCCCGGCGATCCTCTATGTGGGCAACCTCGTCCAAATTAAAGGGCCAGATATCCTTGTAGATGCGTGCGGACGGCTCGCAAAACAGGGCATCGAGTTCGACCTGCACATAGTGGGCAAAGGTCCGATGCGTCAAAACCTCGAGCGACAAGCTGCAATCTGCGGGATTGCCGGTCGAACCCGTTTTTACGGAACAATCCCACACAACCATTTGCCTGACTGGTTCCGGGCCGCGACAATGCTCGTGCTACCCAGTCGATCTGAAGGAGTGCCCAACGTCCTATTGGAGGCGTCGGCGTGCGGCACACAGTTTGTCGCCAGTTGCGTTGGCGGTGTGCCCGAAATCGCTCACCTTGGTGCGAGCCGGCTGTTCAAGCCGGGAGATCCGAACCAACTCGCGAACGCAATCGCTGAAACACTCGACAATCCACCAGATCAACCGATCAGCCTAACACGCCGAACACAAGCTGTCGTCGCTCAAGAACTCGGCTCGGTATTTCAATCTGCCATTCGGAAAGATCCATTGATAGCGAGTGGAACAATATTCTGGCCAAAATAA
- a CDS encoding phenylacetate--CoA ligase family protein, giving the protein MLTWLHRNFVLRPFEGMVKGRNTFRYWGELERTQWLSRTELEYRQLESLRRLLSHSYQNCPYYRCEWDRLGLKPNTVHTLADFHDWPILTKEAIRINRAQMRSSVPGQQMIAKATGGSSGAPLQFDLNLESHERRVAATYRGYNWAGAGPGTKQFFLWGAALGDRTWKQYAKDRLYDWLNRRITINSFEFSRAKVPEFNNRLNRFRPDVIVAYTNPLYAFAQSLEELKQIPYSPRSIVVGAEKIYPFQRELIERVFRAPIFETYGAREFMIIGGECDRHAGLHLTTENLIVEVVDDQGHPTPDGEEGNVVITDLTNYGMPFVRYINGDRAVAGFTECPCGRGLPLLRKVVGRQLDMIDTPDGRRVPGEFFPHLLKDFPAVERFQVVQESNSRVEIRLVLRPGWDDTSRIRLDAELRKVLGSTIAIDVTPVASIPLTAAGKLRVVVRTSGSASELTPSANRTK; this is encoded by the coding sequence ATGCTGACTTGGCTCCATCGCAACTTTGTCCTTCGCCCTTTTGAAGGAATGGTTAAGGGGCGAAACACGTTTCGCTACTGGGGCGAACTGGAGCGAACGCAGTGGCTCTCTCGCACTGAGCTAGAATACCGGCAACTCGAATCTCTACGCCGCTTACTCAGCCACAGTTACCAGAATTGCCCATACTATCGGTGCGAGTGGGACCGACTCGGGCTAAAGCCAAACACAGTTCACACCCTCGCCGACTTCCACGATTGGCCCATCCTTACAAAAGAAGCGATCCGCATCAACCGTGCCCAGATGCGATCATCTGTTCCAGGCCAACAGATGATCGCCAAAGCCACGGGTGGCTCAAGTGGGGCTCCGCTCCAGTTCGACCTCAACTTGGAGAGCCACGAGCGCCGGGTCGCGGCCACATATCGTGGTTACAATTGGGCCGGCGCCGGACCTGGCACCAAACAATTCTTCCTTTGGGGTGCAGCTCTCGGAGATCGGACCTGGAAACAGTATGCGAAAGATCGCCTCTACGACTGGCTCAATCGCCGCATTACTATCAATTCGTTTGAATTCAGTCGCGCGAAGGTACCCGAGTTCAACAACAGGTTAAACCGATTCCGCCCGGATGTTATCGTCGCTTACACCAACCCACTCTACGCGTTCGCCCAAAGCCTCGAAGAACTAAAACAGATCCCGTACTCGCCACGCTCGATCGTCGTCGGTGCCGAGAAAATCTACCCGTTCCAACGTGAGCTAATCGAGCGAGTATTCCGTGCACCTATATTCGAGACCTACGGCGCGCGAGAGTTCATGATAATCGGTGGCGAATGTGACCGACACGCAGGTCTGCACCTTACCACGGAAAACCTAATCGTCGAGGTTGTGGATGATCAGGGACATCCGACCCCAGATGGGGAAGAAGGAAATGTCGTCATCACTGACCTGACGAACTACGGCATGCCGTTCGTGCGATACATCAACGGAGACCGCGCAGTCGCCGGATTCACAGAGTGTCCGTGCGGGCGCGGGCTCCCGCTTTTGCGAAAGGTTGTCGGCCGGCAACTTGACATGATTGATACCCCGGACGGCCGGAGGGTGCCAGGTGAGTTCTTTCCTCACCTCCTGAAAGATTTCCCAGCGGTTGAGCGATTTCAGGTAGTCCAGGAGTCAAACTCGCGGGTAGAAATTCGATTGGTGCTTCGCCCCGGATGGGATGACACAAGTCGTATTCGACTTGATGCTGAATTGCGTAAAGTGCTTGGCTCCACAATTGCCATCGACGTGACACCGGTCGCAAGCATCCCGTTAACAGCCGCGGGGAAACTCCGGGTTGTAGTGCGCACATCCGGCAGCGCATCAGAACTCACACCAAGCGCGAATCGGACCAAGTAA
- a CDS encoding matrixin family metalloprotease, whose product MRSPRRFGAFEQLEDRSLPSSFGVAWADPGHMTLSFVPDGTATPTGPSSLFASLAAAGTTTAWEREILRAFQTWAVNANINIGLVADGGQALGTVGAVQGDARFGDIRIAAAPISADEAAAASPFSWTGTTFAGDVTFSSAVPYRIGNVARAYDIFSVALHEAGHSLGLDHSTAPGSATNAMYAYHTQLTASDIAALQTLYGARLPDEFDLVGPNDTRATASAMLKDATIGAYVADGDLTTLGDVDGYKFKAGALTTITLQAKGLSLLQARVSVYDSTGKLVASAAAQDSFNNDITLNLALTDGATYFIKVESATSDVFGIGGYRLTADPNNRAAKPLRTPPVLDAHTNDTLATALNLTTARRLEIVGTGQFDVQYRGSIEDATDSDFYKIYSPATASGTATLNVVVWSTDGALNPRMRVFDAQGNAIAFQVLANSAGIMSIAIPNAPADAKYIVQISARTPGGANSTGGYYFGADFNQSVTATAQEIGGGTLSSSATTNTATLVVTDGGIFQFALFSETLAAGAGGAKLTVTDAVGRVVFVLDAESGQPAVTAVQYLAIGTYTFKYVYHSVTGKTAAPIRYHLALLELTEGVGTYAPPLIAPPPPPAPTYSPTIYVAPSLPTPMGLWYFF is encoded by the coding sequence ATGCGTTCGCCCCGCCGCTTCGGCGCGTTTGAGCAACTCGAAGACCGTTCACTCCCCAGCTCGTTCGGTGTTGCCTGGGCCGATCCCGGCCACATGACACTGAGCTTCGTGCCCGACGGCACGGCCACACCCACCGGACCGAGTAGCCTGTTCGCGTCGCTCGCCGCGGCCGGTACGACCACCGCCTGGGAGCGCGAGATCCTCCGCGCGTTCCAAACCTGGGCCGTGAACGCCAACATCAACATCGGACTCGTCGCGGACGGGGGCCAGGCGCTCGGCACGGTCGGTGCGGTCCAGGGCGACGCCCGGTTCGGTGACATCCGAATTGCCGCGGCCCCGATCTCGGCCGACGAAGCCGCAGCCGCGTCCCCGTTCAGTTGGACCGGCACTACGTTCGCAGGGGATGTGACGTTCAGTAGCGCGGTCCCGTACCGGATCGGCAACGTCGCCCGCGCCTACGACATCTTCTCAGTCGCATTGCACGAAGCGGGGCACTCGCTCGGGCTGGACCACTCGACCGCTCCGGGATCTGCCACGAATGCGATGTACGCCTACCACACCCAATTGACCGCGAGCGATATTGCCGCGCTCCAGACGCTGTACGGCGCCCGGTTGCCCGATGAGTTCGACCTCGTGGGTCCGAACGACACGCGCGCCACCGCGAGTGCGATGCTGAAGGACGCGACCATCGGGGCCTACGTCGCCGACGGCGACCTGACCACGCTCGGCGACGTGGACGGCTACAAGTTCAAGGCCGGGGCGCTGACGACGATCACCCTCCAGGCCAAGGGGCTTAGTCTCCTCCAGGCCCGGGTGAGCGTGTACGACTCCACCGGGAAGCTCGTCGCAAGCGCAGCGGCCCAGGACTCGTTTAACAACGACATCACTCTCAATCTCGCTCTCACGGATGGCGCGACGTACTTCATCAAGGTCGAAAGCGCGACCTCCGACGTGTTCGGGATCGGCGGCTATCGGTTGACCGCGGACCCCAACAACCGGGCCGCCAAGCCGCTCCGGACCCCGCCGGTTCTGGACGCTCACACGAACGACACCCTTGCAACGGCGCTCAACCTCACGACGGCCCGGCGCCTCGAGATTGTGGGCACTGGGCAGTTCGACGTTCAGTATCGCGGGTCGATCGAGGACGCGACCGACTCCGATTTCTACAAGATCTACTCTCCCGCAACGGCAAGCGGAACCGCGACCTTAAACGTAGTTGTCTGGTCCACGGACGGGGCACTGAACCCGCGCATGCGGGTGTTCGACGCACAGGGGAATGCGATCGCATTCCAGGTGCTCGCAAACAGTGCGGGCATCATGAGCATCGCGATCCCGAACGCCCCCGCGGATGCGAAATACATCGTTCAGATATCGGCTCGCACCCCGGGTGGTGCGAACAGCACCGGCGGTTACTACTTCGGTGCCGATTTCAACCAATCGGTAACCGCAACCGCGCAAGAAATCGGCGGAGGCACGCTCAGTTCGTCCGCGACCACGAACACCGCCACACTCGTCGTGACGGACGGTGGCATCTTCCAGTTCGCGCTGTTTTCCGAGACGCTTGCCGCGGGCGCGGGCGGCGCGAAGTTGACCGTGACCGACGCTGTTGGGAGAGTGGTCTTCGTTCTCGACGCCGAATCCGGTCAGCCCGCAGTCACTGCGGTCCAATACCTCGCGATCGGAACCTACACGTTCAAGTACGTGTACCACTCGGTCACCGGGAAAACGGCCGCCCCGATCCGGTACCACCTGGCACTGTTGGAATTAACGGAGGGGGTCGGCACATACGCGCCGCCGCTGATCGCCCCGCCCCCCCCGCCCGCACCGACGTACAGTCCAACGATCTACGTCGCGCCGTCGCTGCCGACCCCGATGGGCCTCTGGTACTTCTTTTAA
- a CDS encoding PX domain-containing protein, with product MVERIVTATARFSSFRDATDAVRMAGIEVSESQVRRLAHQIGRELIAARDRNVVEHRRRQLAPRTEVLPAAVVVEVDGAGFAPAQRAPAPALTRPRTRRTRSPA from the coding sequence GTGGTCGAGCGCATCGTCACCGCGACCGCCCGGTTCTCTTCGTTCCGCGACGCCACAGACGCGGTTCGCATGGCCGGGATCGAGGTCAGCGAGAGCCAGGTGCGGCGCCTAGCCCACCAGATCGGTCGGGAGTTGATTGCCGCGCGGGACCGGAACGTGGTCGAGCACCGTCGCCGACAACTGGCACCGCGCACCGAGGTGCTTCCGGCGGCGGTGGTGGTGGAGGTCGATGGGGCCGGATTCGCACCCGCGCAACGGGCTCCGGCCCCGGCGCTCACGAGGCCCAGAACAAGGAGGACAAGATCGCCTGCCTAG
- a CDS encoding protein kinase domain-containing protein — MSTSPSAIPTLDLNDRVSAESLSAWVQSEARFPKPGDEYLGFSIEKELGRGAFGRVYLARQGDLAGRPVALKVACDVGGESRTLAQMQHTNIVPVYSFHRDGSLQAACMPYYGCTTLAVVIGSLRGRESLPSSGRELRSTLAQRGELTTPSAGSASSRIDSTLTPGVLPSLPPAPAVPLEHSSDGWARLEGLSFVEAVLCLAEQLADGLAHAHNRGILHRDLKPANVLLTDEGRPMLLDFNLAEDTKTRDGAERAAVGGTLPYMAPEQMRAFRDKAGALDGRCDIYALGVILFELLTGQHPFPVRRTLGRSVVAPMLADREKTPPSPRAINHSVPPAVDAIVRKCLAPDADDRYQRAEDLREDIERHLSNRPLRFAPNTSVRERAQKWVRRNPQLASSGTVGAGAAVLLACLGASFAYSWDQSQNARARALFADHRTDFANAQLFLDDRNQSRPRLDEADARLQAVLARYEVPEDTETWATRASVQRLSEADRVRLTGDVGETFYLMAQVAYLRAMGSDDPPARTENLDRAAKWNESAARFAGDRLPHAVREQRAAITDLRGSRAEAEAFRAEALKASLESARDLYLLGAVLTQQGRHREALPHLRKSTHLDPKNFSAWFVRGTVHLALDHDADAVACFTACLALRDDFAPAWRNRGLALARARAFKDARDDFTRAIALDPLPAEVYVQRATVCDLEGDLEAAETDLTRALDGGGAPVQIRLLRSSIRQRRNNPAGAQTDREEGLRLTPADELSWVARGTERLADDVKGALADAEEALKINPFSMTALQLKAHILGERLNKPDEAMAVLNRAVELHPDHVPTRAGRGVELARRGKRDEALKDAREALLRDTRPANLYQVGCIYALTAKSHHEDKKEALHLLWSALKTGFGLDMVGTDTDLDPIRKDPEFTKMVAAARASLATKRD; from the coding sequence ATGTCCACTTCACCTTCCGCCATACCGACTCTCGATTTGAACGACCGCGTGAGCGCGGAGAGCTTGTCCGCGTGGGTCCAGTCCGAGGCCCGGTTCCCGAAACCCGGGGACGAGTACCTCGGGTTCAGCATCGAAAAAGAGTTGGGGCGCGGCGCGTTCGGTCGGGTGTATTTGGCGCGCCAGGGAGATCTGGCCGGGCGCCCGGTCGCGCTCAAAGTCGCGTGCGACGTTGGGGGCGAGTCGCGCACGCTGGCCCAGATGCAGCACACGAACATCGTCCCGGTGTACTCATTTCACCGGGACGGATCGCTCCAGGCCGCGTGCATGCCGTACTACGGCTGTACCACTTTAGCCGTTGTCATCGGTAGCCTTCGTGGGCGCGAGAGCCTCCCGAGTTCCGGGCGCGAGCTCCGGAGCACGCTAGCCCAGCGCGGCGAACTCACCACACCGTCAGCCGGGTCCGCGTCCTCTCGAATCGATTCCACTCTTACGCCGGGTGTGCTCCCCTCCTTACCACCCGCCCCGGCGGTGCCCCTCGAACACAGTTCCGACGGCTGGGCACGGCTCGAAGGGCTGTCATTCGTTGAAGCGGTTCTCTGCCTCGCTGAGCAACTGGCCGACGGACTTGCGCACGCTCACAATCGGGGAATCCTGCACCGCGACCTGAAGCCGGCAAACGTGCTGCTCACCGACGAGGGGCGCCCGATGCTCCTCGACTTCAACCTCGCCGAAGACACCAAGACCCGCGACGGGGCCGAGCGCGCCGCAGTCGGGGGTACGCTCCCCTACATGGCGCCCGAGCAGATGCGAGCGTTCCGCGACAAGGCCGGCGCGCTCGACGGCCGGTGCGACATCTACGCGCTCGGCGTCATCCTGTTCGAGCTGCTCACCGGTCAGCACCCGTTCCCGGTTCGGCGCACCCTCGGGCGGTCCGTGGTGGCTCCGATGCTCGCCGACCGCGAGAAGACCCCGCCCTCACCCCGCGCGATCAATCATTCCGTGCCCCCGGCCGTTGACGCGATTGTGCGAAAGTGTCTCGCGCCGGACGCCGACGATCGCTACCAGCGTGCGGAAGATTTGCGGGAAGACATCGAGCGGCACCTGAGCAACCGCCCGCTGCGCTTCGCCCCGAACACATCCGTGCGCGAGCGCGCACAGAAGTGGGTACGACGGAATCCGCAGCTCGCGTCGTCCGGCACGGTCGGAGCCGGTGCCGCAGTGCTGCTCGCGTGCCTCGGAGCGAGCTTCGCCTACTCGTGGGACCAGAGTCAGAACGCCCGCGCGCGGGCACTCTTCGCGGACCACCGTACCGATTTCGCGAATGCCCAATTGTTCCTCGATGACCGGAACCAGTCGCGCCCGCGATTGGACGAAGCCGACGCCAGGCTTCAAGCGGTTCTCGCGCGATACGAAGTGCCCGAAGATACGGAAACTTGGGCCACGAGAGCGAGTGTACAGCGATTGTCCGAAGCGGATCGCGTGCGGCTGACGGGCGACGTCGGAGAAACGTTTTACCTCATGGCCCAGGTCGCGTACCTCCGGGCAATGGGATCGGACGATCCGCCGGCGCGAACCGAAAACCTGGACCGGGCCGCGAAGTGGAACGAGTCCGCGGCCCGATTCGCTGGCGACCGGTTGCCCCACGCCGTCCGAGAACAGCGCGCGGCAATTACGGACTTACGCGGTAGTCGCGCAGAAGCCGAAGCATTCCGCGCCGAAGCACTTAAAGCGTCGCTGGAATCGGCACGCGACCTCTACCTATTGGGGGCGGTGCTCACGCAACAGGGCCGGCACCGCGAAGCACTACCGCACTTGCGGAAATCGACCCACCTCGACCCGAAGAACTTCTCCGCGTGGTTCGTGCGCGGGACGGTTCACCTGGCGCTCGACCACGACGCCGACGCGGTCGCGTGCTTCACCGCGTGCCTCGCACTGCGTGACGACTTCGCACCCGCCTGGCGCAATCGCGGGCTGGCGCTGGCTCGGGCCCGGGCGTTCAAGGACGCACGCGACGACTTTACGCGCGCCATCGCGCTCGACCCGCTCCCGGCCGAGGTTTACGTCCAGCGGGCAACGGTTTGTGACCTGGAAGGCGATCTCGAAGCGGCCGAAACTGATCTCACTCGGGCCTTAGATGGGGGCGGAGCGCCGGTCCAAATCCGACTCCTGCGGTCATCCATTCGCCAGCGCCGGAACAACCCCGCAGGTGCCCAAACGGACCGCGAAGAGGGGCTACGGCTCACGCCTGCCGACGAACTCAGTTGGGTCGCACGCGGAACGGAACGACTCGCCGACGATGTGAAGGGCGCACTCGCGGATGCCGAGGAAGCACTGAAGATCAACCCGTTCTCGATGACCGCACTTCAGTTGAAGGCGCACATTCTCGGCGAGCGCCTGAACAAGCCAGACGAGGCGATGGCGGTGCTCAACCGCGCGGTCGAGCTGCACCCGGACCACGTCCCGACGCGGGCCGGGCGCGGGGTTGAACTCGCCCGGCGGGGGAAGCGCGACGAAGCTCTAAAAGACGCGCGCGAAGCGCTGCTCCGCGACACGCGCCCGGCGAACCTGTATCAGGTCGGGTGCATCTACGCGCTCACCGCGAAGTCGCACCACGAGGACAAGAAAGAGGCCCTTCACCTGCTCTGGTCCGCGCTCAAGACCGGGTTCGGCCTCGATATGGTCGGTACAGACACGGACCTCGACCCGATTCGAAAAGACCCCGAGTTCACGAAAATGGTCGCCGCCGCCCGAGCGAGCCTCGCGACCAAGCGCGATTGA
- a CDS encoding glycosyltransferase, which produces MEKLLVEFARHCDRDRFKLSFLALGKRGIVADEIESLGWPVESLGLAPGLDPWLIIRLGLLFRRLGVDVVHTHNTRPLLYAGPAASLARVKRVIHTRHGQRFKAPRHENAMFRLAALTANRVVCVSHDSARLTRAEGVAPRRIRTILNGIDTTRFQPATPEHVNPALAVGRFSPEKDFANLIHAAAIAVRSDPTFRLDIAGDGKCMPEIRQQVADLNLGRTVQLLGQISDIPTLLTQASCFTLASLTEGISLTILEAMAAGLPVIATRVGGNPEIIAEGETGLLVPASNPEALAKTLLTLWQDSTRRRKMGDAGRARIQKEFDVRKMVIEYERLYLE; this is translated from the coding sequence ATGGAAAAGCTGCTCGTCGAGTTCGCACGGCACTGCGATCGAGACCGATTTAAACTCTCATTCCTCGCTCTTGGAAAACGTGGGATTGTCGCAGATGAGATTGAATCTCTCGGTTGGCCAGTTGAATCACTTGGATTAGCACCCGGGTTGGATCCGTGGCTCATTATTCGACTCGGCCTGCTCTTCCGCAGATTGGGAGTGGACGTTGTTCATACGCACAACACGCGCCCACTACTTTATGCAGGACCAGCGGCAAGTTTGGCACGAGTCAAACGCGTAATTCACACCCGCCACGGACAGAGGTTCAAAGCGCCTCGCCACGAGAATGCTATGTTCCGACTCGCAGCTTTGACTGCGAATCGCGTCGTTTGCGTCTCACACGACAGCGCCCGGCTGACTCGAGCGGAAGGTGTCGCCCCCCGACGAATCCGAACGATTCTCAACGGCATAGACACCACGCGATTTCAACCCGCTACCCCAGAGCACGTTAACCCGGCACTTGCGGTAGGGCGTTTCAGCCCCGAAAAGGATTTTGCGAATCTAATTCACGCGGCTGCAATTGCCGTTCGATCGGACCCGACGTTTCGGCTTGACATTGCAGGAGATGGTAAATGTATGCCCGAAATCCGCCAGCAAGTTGCTGACTTAAATCTGGGCCGCACAGTCCAACTCCTCGGTCAGATCAGCGACATCCCAACCCTATTAACGCAAGCAAGTTGCTTCACGCTGGCGTCTTTGACTGAGGGTATTTCACTCACCATTCTTGAAGCAATGGCAGCAGGTCTACCAGTAATCGCGACCCGAGTTGGCGGAAATCCCGAAATCATTGCAGAGGGTGAGACTGGCCTTCTAGTGCCCGCCTCAAACCCAGAAGCACTTGCCAAAACGCTACTGACGCTTTGGCAAGATTCGACTCGCCGCCGAAAAATGGGCGACGCTGGGCGCGCTCGCATTCAGAAAGAATTCGACGTTCGTAAGATGGTAATTGAATATGAAAGGCTATATCTTGAGTAG